One genomic window of Punica granatum isolate Tunisia-2019 chromosome 1, ASM765513v2, whole genome shotgun sequence includes the following:
- the LOC116203660 gene encoding coiled-coil domain-containing protein 115 isoform X2 codes for MKISMAEEEAAAVHGNGDSDEKVLEFLDSLEGYLTLMESLASTLRQGWFELASARHSMGVSRVSSASLDLKDHLASTYLEMTQHEFDESIMRQPQFSLRKWASFENGICSSGEEKPDSPQLRQRCPSQISENQEDLSKSDGSHTTVDDLVKKERSKSLSVFGTLVSPKLRAAQASFETALDILVEVANLRSSMLSARNQVQRGIEETRK; via the exons ATGAAGATCTCCATGGCAGAAGAGGAAGCTGCTGCGGTGCACGGCAATGGAGATTCCGATGAAAAAGTTCTTGAATTTCTTGATTCCTTGGAGGGTTACCTAACCCTGATGGAATCTCTGGCTTCAACACTTCGTCAG GGGTGGTTTGAATTAGCCAGTGCTAGACATTCGATGGGTGTTTCGCGTGTCAGCAGTGCTTCATTGGACCTCAAAGACCATTTGGCTTCGACATATTTGGAGATGACCCAACACGAAT TTGACGAGTCCATTATGAGGCAGCCTCAGTTTAGCTTGCGTAAATGGGCTTCCTTCGAAAATGGGATCTGTTCCTCTGGAGAAGAAAAACCCGACAGTCCTCAGCTGCGACAGCGGTGTCCATCCCAGATTTCCG AAAATCAGGAGGATCTCTCGAAAAGCGATGGTTCTCATACGACAGTTGATGACCTA GTCAAGAAGGAGCGATCTAAATCACTCTCGGTATTTGGAACTTTGGTATCTCCGAAGCTGCGGGCTGCTCAAGCTTCTTTCGAGACAG CATTGGATATACTTGTAGAGGTTGCAAACTTGCGTTCTTCTATGCTATCCGCACGCAATCAAGTCCAGAGAGGAATCGAGGAAacaagaaaatga
- the LOC116203660 gene encoding coiled-coil domain-containing protein 115 isoform X1, with amino-acid sequence MKISMAEEEAAAVHGNGDSDEKVLEFLDSLEGYLTLMESLASTLRQGWFELASARHSMGVSRVSSASLDLKDHLASTYLEMTQHEFDESIMRQPQFSLRKWASFENGICSSGEEKPDSPQLRQRCPSQISENQEDLSKSDGSHTTVDDLVSVKKERSKSLSVFGTLVSPKLRAAQASFETALDILVEVANLRSSMLSARNQVQRGIEETRK; translated from the exons ATGAAGATCTCCATGGCAGAAGAGGAAGCTGCTGCGGTGCACGGCAATGGAGATTCCGATGAAAAAGTTCTTGAATTTCTTGATTCCTTGGAGGGTTACCTAACCCTGATGGAATCTCTGGCTTCAACACTTCGTCAG GGGTGGTTTGAATTAGCCAGTGCTAGACATTCGATGGGTGTTTCGCGTGTCAGCAGTGCTTCATTGGACCTCAAAGACCATTTGGCTTCGACATATTTGGAGATGACCCAACACGAAT TTGACGAGTCCATTATGAGGCAGCCTCAGTTTAGCTTGCGTAAATGGGCTTCCTTCGAAAATGGGATCTGTTCCTCTGGAGAAGAAAAACCCGACAGTCCTCAGCTGCGACAGCGGTGTCCATCCCAGATTTCCG AAAATCAGGAGGATCTCTCGAAAAGCGATGGTTCTCATACGACAGTTGATGACCTAGTAAGT GTCAAGAAGGAGCGATCTAAATCACTCTCGGTATTTGGAACTTTGGTATCTCCGAAGCTGCGGGCTGCTCAAGCTTCTTTCGAGACAG CATTGGATATACTTGTAGAGGTTGCAAACTTGCGTTCTTCTATGCTATCCGCACGCAATCAAGTCCAGAGAGGAATCGAGGAAacaagaaaatga